The DNA segment AGATCTTATGAAGTTAGCAAATAAAAAAGCTATTTTCTTACATTGTTTACCAGCATATAGAGATTATGAAGTTAGCGAAGCTGTTTTAGAAGGACCACAAAGTAGAATTTTTGACGAGGCTGAAAATAGACTTCACGCTCAAAAAGGTATTATGGTTTGGTTAGATAAAAGAAGAGATAGCTAATGATAGATTTTGCTAAATTTGTAAAATATTCAAAACCAGGACCTAGATATACTTCATATCCTACGGCTCCTGAGTTTACAGAAAGTTTTACACAAAAAGATTTAAAAAACTATTTTAAGAATCAAGATAAAAATAGAAATTTATCATTATATTTTCATCTTCCTTTTTGTAGAAGTGCATGTTATTTTTGTGGTTGTAATACAATCTTTACTTCAAAAGAAGATAAAAAAATAAGATATATAAGCTACATAAAAAAAGAGCTAGATATTTTAAAAAATCACTTAGATACATCTAGAGTTGTTAGTCAAATGCATTTTGGTGGAGGAACACCAACATTTTTCTCTCCTAGTCAACTAGAAGAATTAATAAGTAAAATAAAAGAAGTTTTTCCTAATTTTAGTGATGATGCTGAAATTTCTTGTGAAGTTGATCCTAGATATTTTACAAAAGAGCACATGGATGTCTTAAAAGCTGGAGGAGTTAATAGATTAAGTTTTGGAGTACAAGATTTAAATGAAACTGTTCAAAAAACAATTCATAGAATTCAGCCGTTTGAATTAACTCAAAATGTTATTAAAATAGCAAGAGACGCAGGAATAAAATCAATAAATACAGATTTAATTTATGGTCTTCCCCATCAAACAAAAGAGAGCTTTAAAAATACTTTAGAAAAAATGCTAACTTTAAGTCCTGATAGATTTGCAGTATTTAATTATGCTCATGTTCCATGGCTTATGAAAACTATGAGAAAATTTGATGAATCAACTTTTCCAAAACCTGAAGTTAAACTTGAAATGTTAAAAGGGACAATTGATTTCTTTACTTCAAATGGATACAAAATGGTGGGAATGGACCACTTTGCAAAACCAGAAGATGAACTATTTAAAGCAATTGAAAAAGGTGAATTACATAGAAATTTCCAAGGATATACTACTAAAGGTGGTGCAGATTTAATCGGTATTGGTGTTACTTCTATTGGAAATGGTGTAAATTATTATGCACAAAATTATAAAGATTTAGAACAATGGGAAAATGCTATTGATAATGGTGATTTACCTGTATTTAAAGGTTATAAACTGAGCGATGATGATATTTTAAGACAATATGTAATCATGGAGCTTATGAGTAATTTTTCTTTAAATATCAAAAAAGTTGAAAATGAGTTCAAAATAAACTTTAAAGAGTATTTTAATGATGCTATAGATGCTTTAAAAGAGTTTGAAACTGCTAATTTAATATCTATTAGTGATGAAAAAATAGAAGTTTCTCAAACTGGAACTATGCTTATTAGAAATATATGTATGCCATTTGATGCTTATTTAAATCAAATTCCTGAAGAGAAAAGAAGATTTTCTAAAACTATTTAAAAACTAGAATTTCTAGTTTTTAAATGAATCTATATAAAATTCTAAATCTTTAAAATCCAAACTGCTGCTAAATTTTATATCTAAATCCATTAAATAAATATTTTTTAATCCAAAATTCTCTAATTTTACAAAATCTTTTTGTGTTGTAACAATAGAGAAATCTTTATATTTTCCCAAAATTTCATCTATTTCAGCTTTTGTAAAATTATGATGATCTTCAAAAGCCAATAATTCTATATTTTTTGGTAAAAATTCAAGAAGTCTTTTCGGTTTTGAAATAGCTGTTAGAAGTAAACTCTTTTTTGGAAGTTCTACTTCAATACCATCTTTCTTGATTGTTACAACTCTTTTGAAATCTCTATCCTCTTTTAATTCTAAATTAGCTTTACTATAAAAGCCTTTAGGTTCTCTGTAAGCTCCACTAGGTAGACAAAAAATATTTGTAGGTTCTTTTTTTGCTCTCAATAAAATATCAAATTTTTCTATATGATATTTTGAAAATGCATCATCCAAAAAAACTATTTTACAACCTAATTCTTTTGCTTTTATAATTGCATTTTCTCTATTTTCACTTACAATTATTGTTGCATTTTGAAGGCTTTTTGCTAAAACCATTGCTTCATCACCGCTTTGATTTACATCTACTTTTATATCACCATTTAAACTTACAATAACTAAGCCTTTTGATGCTCTACCATAACCTCTTAAAATAACGCAAACATCTTTATACTTACTTGCTAATTTAATAGTTATAGGAGTTTTTCCACTTCCACCGACAGTTAAATTACCAACAGAAATAACAGGAATTTTATAATCTATTTTTTTTGCTAAACTTCTTTTTAATAAAACTACACATACATAAACAAAAGTTAAAGGTAAAAGTAAAAATGAGATAATTTTTTGAAAAAAATTTGGATAGAAAAGATAATCTTCTATCCAAAGAATAAATCTTTGTTTCAAATCATACCCACTCTTTAGCCACTTCTATTACTTGGTCACAAATATAATTTACATCTTCATCTAAAAGACCTGCATAAATAGGTAAAGACAAAATTTGCTGATAATTATTTAATGCATTTGGGAAAGCAGTAATTTTTATAGAATACTTACTTTTATAATATGATAAAAGATGTAATGGAATATAATTTAAAGCTGTTGCAACACCTCTTTCTTTTAAGGCTCTTGCAAAAGCATCTCTATTTCTTGATATTTTTATAATATACTGAGTATAAATGTGCCCTTCTTTAAATGGTAAAACAGTAATATGTTTAACTCCACTCAATCTTTGCTCATAAATTTTTGCTATCTCTTGTCTTCTTTTTATAAAGCCATCAGTTTTTTTAAGCTGTGCTATTGCATAAGCCGCATCAAGCTCTGATAAATCAAACTTATGTCCAATATCATCAACATCATAAACATAATCAAGATTTCCATAATTATCATATGCTGTAGTAATTGCATGTGTTCTTAAAAGTTTTGCTCTTTTTGCTAACTCTTCATTATTTGTTACTAATACTCCTGAACGACTTATTGCATATTTTGATGGAGAAGGATTTGTTGAAAATATTGTCATATCAGCTTTTAAATTACCTACTTTTTGTCCTTTATATTTAGTTCCTAAAGCTGCTCTACAATCTTCAATTATTAAAATATTATATTTTTTTGCTATCTCATAAATTTTATCTAGGTTTGGAGCCAATCCACCAATAAAAGTAATAATAGCTGCTCTTAATTTTTTTGATTTATTTGCAATAATCGCCTCTTCAAACTTTTCTATATCTAAATTCATATCTTCTAAATTTATATCTACAAAAATAGGTTCAGCATCAAAATGTCTTACAGTTTCAGGTAAATTTACGAAAGAATTTACAGACATTAAAATTTTATCACCTCTTTTAAGTTTCATCGAACTTAAGGCTAGATGTAAAGCTGATGTAGAAGTTGATGTAGCAATAGCATACTTTGAACCAATATATTTGTTGATAAGTTCTTCGAATTCTAAAACTTTTGATAAATCGTTTTTAGCTTCAAGAACAGATCTTATTTGATTTAATTCTTCATTGTCTAAAGTTGCTTTGTATATTGCTATATTTTTACTCATATCTTTCCTTATTTTCTATATTTGTGCTATTTTTGGTAGCTCTCTTTTGAAACTATTTATTTTTACTCTTTTTATAATCTTTTCAATCATCTCTTCTTCAAAACCAAGTTTTAAAAGCTCATCTTTTGAACTATTGTTATCCACAAATGCTTTTAAAAACTCATCAATTCTACTATATGTGTATCCTAAATCAGATTCATCACTTTGACCTTCATAAAAATCTGCACTAGGTGCTTTATTTACAATCGATTCAGTAACGCCCAAAAATTTTGCAAAATCAAATAAATCACTTTTGTAAATATTACCTATAGGATTTATTGCACAAGCTAAATCTCCATAAATCGTACCATATCCCAATAACAACTCACTTTTATTTGATGTTCCTACGACAATACTTCTTTCTCTAGCACTAATATCATATAAAACACTCATTCTAAGTCTTGCACT comes from the Aliarcobacter cibarius genome and includes:
- the hemN gene encoding oxygen-independent coproporphyrinogen III oxidase is translated as MIDFAKFVKYSKPGPRYTSYPTAPEFTESFTQKDLKNYFKNQDKNRNLSLYFHLPFCRSACYFCGCNTIFTSKEDKKIRYISYIKKELDILKNHLDTSRVVSQMHFGGGTPTFFSPSQLEELISKIKEVFPNFSDDAEISCEVDPRYFTKEHMDVLKAGGVNRLSFGVQDLNETVQKTIHRIQPFELTQNVIKIARDAGIKSINTDLIYGLPHQTKESFKNTLEKMLTLSPDRFAVFNYAHVPWLMKTMRKFDESTFPKPEVKLEMLKGTIDFFTSNGYKMVGMDHFAKPEDELFKAIEKGELHRNFQGYTTKGGADLIGIGVTSIGNGVNYYAQNYKDLEQWENAIDNGDLPVFKGYKLSDDDILRQYVIMELMSNFSLNIKKVENEFKINFKEYFNDAIDALKEFETANLISISDEKIEVSQTGTMLIRNICMPFDAYLNQIPEEKRRFSKTI
- a CDS encoding tetraacyldisaccharide 4'-kinase; translation: MKQRFILWIEDYLFYPNFFQKIISFLLLPLTFVYVCVVLLKRSLAKKIDYKIPVISVGNLTVGGSGKTPITIKLASKYKDVCVILRGYGRASKGLVIVSLNGDIKVDVNQSGDEAMVLAKSLQNATIIVSENRENAIIKAKELGCKIVFLDDAFSKYHIEKFDILLRAKKEPTNIFCLPSGAYREPKGFYSKANLELKEDRDFKRVVTIKKDGIEVELPKKSLLLTAISKPKRLLEFLPKNIELLAFEDHHNFTKAEIDEILGKYKDFSIVTTQKDFVKLENFGLKNIYLMDLDIKFSSSLDFKDLEFYIDSFKN
- a CDS encoding DegT/DnrJ/EryC1/StrS family aminotransferase — translated: MSKNIAIYKATLDNEELNQIRSVLEAKNDLSKVLEFEELINKYIGSKYAIATSTSTSALHLALSSMKLKRGDKILMSVNSFVNLPETVRHFDAEPIFVDINLEDMNLDIEKFEEAIIANKSKKLRAAIITFIGGLAPNLDKIYEIAKKYNILIIEDCRAALGTKYKGQKVGNLKADMTIFSTNPSPSKYAISRSGVLVTNNEELAKRAKLLRTHAITTAYDNYGNLDYVYDVDDIGHKFDLSELDAAYAIAQLKKTDGFIKRRQEIAKIYEQRLSGVKHITVLPFKEGHIYTQYIIKISRNRDAFARALKERGVATALNYIPLHLLSYYKSKYSIKITAFPNALNNYQQILSLPIYAGLLDEDVNYICDQVIEVAKEWV
- a CDS encoding NAD+ synthase — encoded protein: MNDWKKIKQKLINFLELEVKNTGHEKVVLGLSGGLDSAVVAVLCKEVFKDSLLCILLPSQFSSKASVDDAIELCEKFDIKYEIVSIEPMLISYINNMQNDNLRIGNFSARLRMSVLYDISARERSIVVGTSNKSELLLGYGTIYGDLACAINPIGNIYKSDLFDFAKFLGVTESIVNKAPSADFYEGQSDESDLGYTYSRIDEFLKAFVDNNSSKDELLKLGFEEEMIEKIIKRVKINSFKRELPKIAQI